One Amycolatopsis thermophila DNA segment encodes these proteins:
- a CDS encoding YbaB/EbfC family nucleoid-associated protein has translation MDFPSGRVNPALASMLEQIKKATEELPKTSARMMKLTGVGWSPDRMVKVVVGPRGQLADLEIDPRVFRKPDAAALKAAIMAASRDAIVDVNTQRQEIMSSQFPSDTFQLQHELRENTSDTISGLMNRLDADIYAEREDER, from the coding sequence GTGGATTTCCCTTCAGGGCGGGTGAACCCGGCACTGGCCAGCATGCTCGAGCAGATCAAGAAGGCGACCGAGGAGCTGCCGAAGACCAGCGCCCGCATGATGAAGCTGACCGGTGTCGGCTGGTCGCCGGACCGGATGGTCAAGGTGGTCGTGGGCCCGCGGGGCCAGCTGGCCGACCTGGAGATCGACCCGCGCGTGTTCCGCAAACCCGACGCGGCGGCCCTGAAAGCCGCGATCATGGCCGCGTCGCGGGACGCCATCGTGGACGTGAACACGCAGCGGCAGGAGATCATGTCGAGCCAGTTCCCGTCCGACACCTTCCAGTTGCAGCACGAGCTGCGTGAGAACACGAGCGACACCATCAGCGGCCTGATGAACCGGCTGGACGCCGACATCTACGCGGAACGGGAGGACGAGCGATGA